The following coding sequences lie in one Klebsiella huaxiensis genomic window:
- the lspA gene encoding signal peptidase II, which yields MSKPIGSTGLRWLWLVVVVLIIDLGSKYLILQNFALGDTVSLFPSLNLHYARNYGAAFSFLADSGGWQRWFFAGIAIGICVILAVLMYRSKATQKLNNIAYALIIGGALGNLFDRLWHGFVVDMIDFYVGDWHFATFNLADTAICVGAALIVLEGFLPSRDKKTS from the coding sequence ATGAGTAAACCGATTGGTTCAACAGGGCTACGCTGGCTATGGCTGGTGGTAGTCGTGCTGATTATCGATTTAGGCAGCAAGTACCTGATCCTCCAGAACTTTGCTCTGGGGGATACGGTGTCGCTGTTTCCGTCGCTTAATCTGCATTATGCGCGTAACTACGGCGCGGCTTTTAGCTTCCTTGCTGACAGCGGCGGCTGGCAGCGCTGGTTCTTCGCGGGTATCGCTATCGGTATTTGCGTGATCCTCGCGGTGCTGATGTATCGCTCGAAGGCGACGCAAAAGCTGAATAACATTGCCTATGCGCTGATTATTGGCGGCGCATTGGGTAATTTATTCGACCGGCTGTGGCATGGTTTTGTCGTCGATATGATTGATTTTTATGTCGGGGACTGGCACTTCGCCACCTTCAATCTTGCTGATACCGCGATTTGTGTCGGTGCGGCGCTGATTGTGCTGGAAGGTTTCTTGCCTTCCCGTGATAAAAAAACATCATAA
- the ileS gene encoding isoleucine--tRNA ligase, producing MSDYKSTLNLPETGFPMRGDLAKREPGMLARWTDDDLYGIIRAAKKGKKTFILHDGPPYANGSIHIGHSVNKILKDIIVKSKGLTGYDSPYVPGWDCHGLPIELKVEQEYGKPGEKFTAAEFRAKCREYAALQIDGQRKDFIRLGVLGDWSHPYLTMDFKTEANIIRALGKIIGNGHLHKGAKPVHWCVDCRSALAEAEVEYYDKTSPSIDVAFHATDKAAVLAKFGVADVNGPVSLVIWTTTPWTLPANRAISLSPEFDYALVQVDGQALILAKDLVESVMKRTGIADYTILAVVNGAELELMRFKHPFLAFDVPAILGDHVTLDAGTGAVHTAGGHGPDDYTISQKYGLEISNPVGPDGAYLPGTYPSLDGINVFKANDIIVEMLRDSGALLHVEKMQHSYPCCWRHKSPIIFRATPQWFVSMDQKGLRAQSLKEIQGVQWIPDWGQARIESMVANRPDWCISRQRTWGVPMSLFVHKETQELHPRTLELMEEVAKRVEVDGIQAWWDLDSRDILGADADSYEKVPDTLDVWFDSGSTHSSVVDVRPEFSGHAADMYLEGSDQHRGWFMSSLMISTAMKGKAPYRQVLTHGFTVDGQGRKMSKSIGNTVSPQDVMNKLGADILRLWVASTDYTGEMAVSDEILKRAADSYRRIRNTARFLLANLNGFDPVKDMVKPEEMVVLDRWAVGCAQAAQEDILKAYESYDFHEVVQRLMRFCSIEMGSFWLDIIKDRQYTTKADSVARRSCQTALYHIAEALVRWMAPIMSFTADEIWGYLPGDREKYVFTGEWYTGLFGLAADEAMNDGFWDELLKVRGEVNKVIEQARADKQVGGALEAAVTLYVDADLAVKLNALDDELRFVLLTSGAKVADYAQAPADAWQSELLKGLKVVLSKAEGDKCPRCWHYTTDVGKVAEHAEICGRCVSNIAGDGEKRKFA from the coding sequence ATGAGTGACTATAAATCGACCCTGAATTTGCCGGAAACAGGGTTCCCGATGCGCGGCGATCTCGCCAAGCGTGAACCGGGAATGCTGGCGCGTTGGACCGATGATGACCTGTACGGCATCATTCGTGCAGCCAAAAAAGGCAAAAAGACCTTCATTCTGCATGATGGCCCTCCTTATGCGAATGGCAGCATTCATATTGGTCACTCGGTTAACAAGATTCTGAAAGACATTATCGTTAAGTCCAAAGGGCTGACGGGTTATGACTCTCCGTACGTACCGGGCTGGGACTGTCACGGTCTGCCGATTGAGCTGAAAGTGGAACAGGAATACGGTAAGCCGGGCGAGAAATTCACCGCCGCCGAGTTCCGCGCCAAGTGCCGCGAATATGCTGCTCTGCAGATTGACGGCCAGCGTAAAGACTTTATCCGCCTTGGCGTATTGGGCGACTGGTCTCACCCGTACCTGACCATGGACTTCAAAACCGAAGCCAATATTATCCGCGCGCTGGGTAAAATCATCGGCAACGGCCACCTGCATAAAGGCGCTAAGCCGGTGCACTGGTGTGTAGACTGCCGTTCTGCGCTGGCGGAAGCGGAAGTTGAGTATTACGACAAAACCTCCCCATCCATCGACGTGGCCTTCCACGCGACGGATAAAGCGGCGGTGCTGGCGAAATTTGGCGTAGCCGACGTTAACGGCCCGGTCTCTCTGGTTATCTGGACCACCACCCCGTGGACCCTGCCGGCAAACCGTGCAATCTCCCTGTCGCCGGAGTTTGACTATGCGCTGGTGCAGGTTGACGGTCAGGCGCTGATCCTCGCCAAAGATCTGGTTGAAAGTGTGATGAAACGCACCGGTATTGCGGATTACACCATTCTGGCGGTGGTCAACGGCGCAGAACTGGAGCTGATGCGCTTTAAGCACCCGTTCCTTGCTTTCGACGTTCCGGCGATCCTTGGCGACCACGTTACTCTGGATGCCGGTACCGGCGCGGTACATACCGCTGGCGGCCACGGTCCGGACGACTACACCATCAGCCAGAAATACGGTCTGGAAATCTCCAACCCGGTTGGCCCGGACGGTGCTTATCTGCCCGGTACTTACCCATCTCTTGACGGCATCAACGTCTTCAAAGCCAACGACATCATCGTTGAGATGCTGCGTGACAGCGGCGCGCTGCTGCACGTTGAGAAAATGCAGCACAGCTATCCGTGCTGCTGGCGTCACAAGTCACCGATCATCTTCCGCGCCACGCCGCAGTGGTTCGTGAGCATGGATCAGAAGGGCCTGCGCGCGCAGTCGCTTAAAGAGATCCAAGGCGTGCAGTGGATCCCGGACTGGGGCCAGGCGCGTATCGAGTCGATGGTCGCCAACCGTCCTGACTGGTGTATCTCCCGTCAGCGCACTTGGGGCGTACCGATGTCTCTGTTCGTGCATAAAGAGACGCAAGAGCTGCACCCGCGCACGCTGGAGCTGATGGAAGAAGTGGCTAAACGCGTGGAAGTCGACGGCATCCAGGCGTGGTGGGATCTCGACTCCCGCGACATCCTCGGCGCTGATGCTGATAGCTACGAGAAAGTGCCGGATACCCTCGACGTGTGGTTCGACTCTGGTTCAACTCACTCTTCTGTCGTTGACGTGCGTCCGGAGTTCTCTGGTCACGCCGCCGACATGTATCTGGAAGGTTCCGACCAGCACCGTGGCTGGTTTATGTCCTCGCTGATGATTTCTACCGCGATGAAGGGCAAAGCGCCGTATCGTCAGGTACTGACCCACGGCTTTACCGTTGATGGCCAGGGCCGCAAGATGTCCAAATCCATCGGTAACACCGTCTCTCCGCAGGACGTGATGAACAAACTGGGCGCGGATATTCTGCGTCTGTGGGTGGCTTCCACCGATTACACTGGCGAAATGGCGGTCTCCGACGAGATCCTCAAACGTGCCGCCGACAGCTATCGTCGTATCCGTAACACCGCGCGCTTCCTGCTGGCGAACCTCAACGGTTTCGATCCGGTAAAAGATATGGTGAAACCGGAAGAGATGGTCGTGCTGGATCGCTGGGCAGTAGGCTGCGCGCAAGCGGCGCAGGAAGATATCCTGAAAGCCTACGAATCTTACGATTTCCACGAAGTGGTGCAGCGCCTGATGCGCTTCTGTTCCATCGAAATGGGCTCGTTCTGGCTCGATATCATCAAAGACCGCCAGTACACCACCAAAGCGGACAGCGTCGCGCGTCGTAGCTGCCAGACCGCGCTGTACCATATTGCCGAGGCACTGGTGCGCTGGATGGCGCCGATCATGTCCTTCACCGCTGACGAAATCTGGGGTTACCTGCCGGGTGACCGCGAGAAATACGTCTTTACCGGTGAATGGTACACCGGCCTGTTCGGTCTGGCCGCCGACGAAGCGATGAACGATGGTTTCTGGGATGAGCTGCTGAAAGTGCGCGGCGAAGTCAACAAGGTCATCGAGCAGGCGCGTGCGGATAAGCAAGTGGGGGGGGCTCTGGAAGCCGCGGTGACGCTGTATGTCGATGCCGATCTTGCAGTGAAGCTGAATGCGCTGGACGATGAATTGCGATTTGTCCTGTTGACCTCCGGGGCGAAAGTTGCCGATTATGCGCAGGCTCCGGCCGACGCATGGCAGAGTGAGTTGCTGAAAGGACTGAAAGTTGTGCTGAGCAAAGCTGAAGGTGATAAGTGCCCGCGCTGCTGGCACTACACCACGGATGTCGGCAAGGTGGCGGAACATGCGGAAATCTGCGGACGCTGTGTTAGCAACATTGCCGGTGACGGCGAAAAACGTAAATTTGCCTGA
- the ribF gene encoding bifunctional riboflavin kinase/FAD synthetase: MKLIRGIHNLSQAPHGCVLTIGNFDGVHRGHQALLQRLRAEGRQRGLPVVVMIFEPQPLELFAADKAPARLTRLREKLNYLAESGVDYVLCVRFDRRFAALTAQDFISELLVRQLGVQFLAVGDDFRFGAGRQGDFLLLQKAGVEFGFDVTSTQTFCEGGVRISSTAVRQALADDDLPLAETLLGHPFTISGRVVHGDELGRTIGFPTANLPLRRQVSPVKGVYAVEVTGLGDEPFMGVANIGTRPTVSGVRQQLEVHLLDVVMDLYGRHIDVILRKKIRNEQRFASLDELKAQIARDELTARDFFGLTGQA; encoded by the coding sequence ATGAAGCTGATACGCGGCATACATAATCTCAGTCAGGCCCCGCACGGGTGCGTGCTGACCATTGGAAATTTTGACGGCGTGCATCGCGGGCACCAGGCATTATTGCAGCGTTTGCGCGCAGAAGGTCGCCAGCGTGGTTTGCCGGTGGTGGTGATGATTTTTGAGCCACAACCGCTTGAGCTTTTTGCCGCTGATAAAGCGCCGGCGCGTTTAACGCGTCTGCGTGAAAAACTGAACTATCTGGCTGAAAGCGGCGTCGATTACGTACTGTGCGTGCGCTTCGATCGGCGCTTTGCGGCATTGACCGCCCAGGATTTTATCAGCGAGCTGCTGGTCCGCCAGCTAGGCGTCCAGTTCCTCGCCGTTGGCGATGATTTCCGCTTTGGCGCTGGTCGCCAGGGGGATTTCTTGTTATTACAAAAGGCCGGTGTGGAATTCGGCTTTGACGTCACCAGCACCCAAACATTCTGTGAGGGTGGGGTGCGCATTAGCAGCACGGCGGTTCGCCAGGCGCTGGCTGATGACGATCTGCCGCTGGCGGAGACCCTGCTGGGGCATCCGTTTACTATCTCTGGTCGCGTGGTCCATGGCGATGAGCTGGGGCGCACAATAGGCTTCCCGACGGCGAATTTACCGCTGCGTCGTCAGGTTTCCCCGGTAAAAGGGGTCTATGCGGTAGAAGTGACAGGGCTTGGCGACGAACCTTTTATGGGCGTCGCCAACATTGGTACTCGTCCAACGGTATCCGGCGTGCGTCAGCAGCTGGAAGTCCATCTCCTGGATGTTGTAATGGACCTCTACGGTCGCCATATAGATGTAATACTGCGTAAAAAGATACGTAACGAGCAGCGATTTGCGTCGCTTGATGAGCTAAAAGCGCAAATCGCACGTGATGAGTTAACGGCCCGCGACTTCTTTGGGCTAACCGGGCAGGCATAA
- the rpsT gene encoding 30S ribosomal protein S20 has protein sequence MANIKSAKKRAVQSEKARKHNASRRSMMRTFIKKVYAAIEAGDKATALKAFNEMQPIVDRQAAKGLIHKNKAARHKANLTAQINKLA, from the coding sequence TTGGCTAATATCAAATCAGCTAAGAAGCGCGCCGTTCAGTCTGAAAAGGCCCGCAAGCACAACGCTAGCCGTCGCTCTATGATGCGTACTTTCATCAAGAAAGTATACGCAGCCATCGAAGCTGGCGACAAAGCTACTGCACTGAAAGCATTTAACGAAATGCAACCAATCGTGGACCGTCAGGCTGCTAAAGGTCTGATCCACAAAAACAAAGCTGCGCGTCATAAAGCAAACCTGACCGCTCAGATCAACAAACTGGCTTAA
- a CDS encoding MFS transporter produces the protein MSSVIEDTQSSGSTSLPLLQRISYGSLDVAGNLLYCFGSTYILYFYTDVAGISLAVAGVILLLARIVDGIDAPIWGIIIDKTRSRYGKCRPWFLWLPLPFGVFSALSFWSPDISMTGKAIYAAISYMIASILFTGLNTPLSAILPLMTLSPKERLVLNSWRMTGGQIGVLLMNATALPLVAFLGKGDDHAGFIYTAILFAVISCSLTLFAFKNIREMDADKIQQEPKLPMKKSFAAMKGNWPWILMVLANLIFWIALQQRSTTIVYYLTYNLDRKDLVPLINSLATIQILFIIAIPFFSKYLSKTWIWISGLLVATLGGVLMWLAAGNIPLLIAAWVLGNIGSGIACSMPFAMLGFAVDFGAWKTGIKATGILIAFGSTFCIKMGSGIGTAFAAWIMNSFGYVPNHTQSAAGLEGITWAFIWAPALLFALAAIPLLFFRKYEAMEDRVRHDLETTNH, from the coding sequence ATGAGTTCTGTTATTGAAGATACCCAGTCTTCCGGGTCAACATCATTGCCTTTACTACAGCGTATCAGCTACGGCTCTTTAGATGTGGCAGGAAACCTGCTGTACTGTTTCGGTTCGACGTACATATTATATTTCTATACCGACGTTGCGGGGATCAGCCTTGCAGTAGCAGGCGTCATCCTGCTACTGGCGCGTATTGTCGACGGCATCGACGCCCCTATCTGGGGGATTATCATCGATAAAACACGCTCTCGCTACGGGAAATGCCGCCCGTGGTTTCTGTGGCTACCGCTACCTTTTGGCGTATTCAGCGCACTGTCATTTTGGTCGCCCGATATCAGCATGACGGGAAAAGCCATATATGCAGCAATATCCTACATGATAGCCAGTATTTTATTTACCGGTCTCAATACACCGCTTAGCGCGATATTACCATTAATGACCTTATCCCCCAAAGAGCGTCTGGTATTAAACTCATGGAGAATGACCGGAGGGCAAATTGGGGTTCTGTTAATGAATGCTACCGCGCTGCCGTTAGTGGCTTTTTTAGGAAAAGGAGATGACCATGCAGGGTTTATTTATACGGCCATTTTATTCGCTGTTATATCCTGCTCGCTCACTCTTTTCGCCTTTAAAAATATTCGCGAAATGGATGCAGATAAAATACAGCAAGAACCAAAATTGCCAATGAAAAAGAGCTTCGCGGCGATGAAAGGCAACTGGCCGTGGATACTGATGGTGCTGGCAAATCTGATCTTCTGGATAGCCCTTCAGCAACGTTCAACAACCATCGTCTATTATCTGACCTACAACCTCGATCGCAAAGATCTGGTTCCGCTGATTAACAGCCTGGCGACCATTCAGATCCTGTTCATCATCGCTATCCCTTTCTTCAGTAAATATCTATCCAAAACCTGGATTTGGATTAGCGGCCTGCTGGTCGCCACGCTGGGCGGCGTCCTGATGTGGCTGGCCGCGGGTAACATTCCCTTACTCATTGCCGCCTGGGTGCTCGGCAATATCGGCAGCGGTATCGCCTGCTCGATGCCGTTCGCCATGCTCGGCTTTGCCGTTGACTTTGGCGCATGGAAAACGGGCATTAAAGCAACCGGTATTCTTATCGCCTTCGGCAGCACCTTCTGCATCAAAATGGGCAGCGGTATAGGTACCGCCTTCGCCGCCTGGATAATGAACAGTTTTGGCTACGTCCCCAACCACACCCAAAGCGCAGCCGGGCTGGAGGGGATAACCTGGGCCTTCATTTGGGCACCCGCCCTGCTCTTCGCCCTCGCCGCGATCCCGCTACTGTTCTTCCGAAAATATGAAGCCATGGAAGACAGGGTTCGCCACGATCTGGAAACAACAAACCACTAA
- a CDS encoding glycoside hydrolase family 31 protein produces MPFLQQDPRRLVWQQNDRYLWIEPWGENSLRVRSGRHLPVMRNEDWALTEPVEESACHIVYDQKQATLTNGKIIAIVNQKGQIAFYRHPHKCLLQEFWRQRGEIGEDESSHGQYVSALNLEGREFRPIQGGKYAVKARFEAAEGEKIYGMGQYQQANLDLKGCVLELAQRNSQASVPFMLSNMGYGFLWNNPAIGRATFAQNVTEWEAHVSEQLDYWITAGDTPAEISQAYALATGTPPMMPDYAMGFWQCKLRYRTQEELLTVAREYKQRNLPISVIVIDFFHWPNQGDWMFDPRDWPDPDAMIAELKSLGIELMVSVWPTVDNRTESYREMRENGWLVQTERGLPINMDFLGNTTFFDATHPGARDYVWGKAKRNYYDKGVKLFWLDEAEPEFSVYDYDNYRYHAGPVLEVGNIYPRMYAKTFFDGMKADGEDQVINLLRCAWAGSQRYGALVWSGDIHSSFRSLRNQFAAGLNMGIAGIPWWTTDIGGFHGGNIHDPRFHELLIRWFQWGVFSPVMRLHGNRDPQILPEQPYRDGIAQCPTGAPNEVWSYGEDVCDVLTGCLTLREKLKPYIKALMAETHKRNTPVMRTLFFEFPEQAASWEVTDQYCFGPDLLVAPVMHEGMRERDVWLPEGEKWTDLATGESYQGGQTLRYAVPLNRIPVFIREGGQYRNLLNL; encoded by the coding sequence ATGCCATTTTTGCAACAAGACCCGCGTCGTCTGGTGTGGCAGCAAAACGATCGCTATTTATGGATAGAACCCTGGGGTGAGAACAGCCTGCGCGTGCGCAGCGGCCGTCATCTACCTGTTATGCGAAATGAGGACTGGGCGCTGACGGAGCCGGTCGAGGAAAGCGCCTGCCACATCGTTTATGACCAAAAGCAGGCCACGCTGACCAACGGAAAGATTATCGCCATCGTCAATCAAAAGGGGCAAATCGCTTTTTATCGCCATCCCCATAAGTGCCTGCTGCAGGAGTTCTGGCGTCAGCGGGGAGAAATTGGCGAAGATGAATCCTCCCACGGTCAGTACGTTAGCGCCCTTAATCTTGAGGGCCGCGAGTTCCGCCCGATTCAGGGCGGGAAATACGCGGTCAAAGCCCGCTTCGAAGCCGCCGAAGGGGAAAAAATCTACGGCATGGGCCAATATCAGCAGGCGAATCTGGATCTCAAAGGATGCGTGCTTGAACTGGCCCAGCGCAACTCTCAGGCTTCGGTGCCGTTTATGCTCTCCAACATGGGCTACGGATTTTTGTGGAACAACCCGGCCATCGGTCGGGCGACGTTTGCGCAAAACGTGACGGAATGGGAAGCCCACGTCAGCGAACAGCTGGACTACTGGATCACCGCCGGAGATACCCCAGCAGAAATCAGCCAGGCTTATGCGCTCGCTACCGGCACACCGCCGATGATGCCGGATTACGCCATGGGCTTCTGGCAATGCAAACTACGCTACCGCACGCAGGAAGAGTTGCTCACGGTCGCCCGCGAATATAAACAGCGCAACTTGCCCATCTCGGTGATTGTCATTGATTTCTTCCACTGGCCGAATCAGGGCGACTGGATGTTCGACCCGCGCGACTGGCCCGATCCTGATGCAATGATCGCCGAGCTGAAGTCTCTGGGCATTGAGCTGATGGTATCCGTCTGGCCGACGGTGGATAACCGCACCGAGAGCTATCGGGAGATGCGCGAAAACGGCTGGCTGGTACAAACGGAGCGCGGATTACCGATTAACATGGACTTCCTCGGCAATACTACCTTCTTTGATGCCACCCATCCCGGCGCCCGCGACTACGTTTGGGGAAAGGCAAAGCGCAATTATTACGACAAGGGCGTGAAGCTCTTCTGGTTAGACGAAGCCGAGCCGGAGTTTAGCGTCTACGACTACGATAACTATCGCTATCATGCCGGGCCAGTGCTGGAAGTCGGCAATATCTACCCGCGAATGTACGCCAAAACCTTCTTTGACGGCATGAAAGCGGATGGCGAAGATCAGGTCATCAACCTGCTGCGCTGCGCCTGGGCGGGTAGTCAACGCTACGGCGCGCTGGTTTGGTCAGGCGATATTCACTCTTCGTTTCGTTCTCTGCGCAACCAGTTTGCCGCTGGCCTGAACATGGGGATCGCGGGCATTCCGTGGTGGACGACGGATATTGGCGGCTTTCATGGCGGCAATATTCACGACCCGCGCTTTCATGAGCTGCTGATTCGTTGGTTCCAGTGGGGCGTATTTAGCCCGGTGATGCGTCTGCACGGCAACCGCGATCCGCAGATTCTTCCAGAGCAGCCGTACCGGGACGGTATTGCCCAGTGTCCCACCGGTGCGCCGAATGAAGTCTGGAGCTACGGCGAAGACGTGTGTGACGTATTGACGGGCTGTCTGACCTTGCGAGAGAAGCTCAAGCCTTATATTAAAGCGCTGATGGCAGAAACCCATAAACGCAATACACCGGTCATGCGAACCCTGTTTTTTGAATTCCCCGAGCAGGCAGCAAGTTGGGAGGTCACCGATCAGTACTGTTTCGGCCCCGACCTGCTGGTTGCGCCCGTAATGCATGAAGGTATGCGCGAGCGCGATGTCTGGCTGCCGGAAGGTGAGAAATGGACCGACCTTGCCACTGGCGAGAGTTATCAGGGAGGACAGACACTGCGCTACGCCGTGCCGCTGAATAGAATTCCGGTATTTATTCGCGAAGGTGGGCAGTACCGGAATTTATTGAATCTGTAG
- the nhaR gene encoding transcriptional activator NhaR, translating to MSHINYNHLYYFWHVYKEGSVVGAAEALFLTPQTITGQIKALEERLQGKLFKRKGRGLEPSELGELVFRYADRMFTLSQEMLDIVNYRKESNLLFDVGVADALSKRLVSGVLDAAVVGNEQIHLRCFESTHEMLLEQLSQHKLDMIISDCPIDSTQQEGLFSVKIGECSVSFWCMNPPPKKPFPACLEERRLLVPGRRSMLGRKLLNWFNSQGLQVEILGEFDDAALMKAFGAAHNAIFVAPTLYVHDFYSDKSIVEIGRMDNVMEEYHAIFAERMIQHPAVQRICNRDYSALFTPPQA from the coding sequence ATGTCGCATATCAACTACAATCACCTGTACTACTTCTGGCATGTCTACAAAGAAGGCTCTGTTGTCGGTGCGGCAGAGGCGTTGTTTCTGACGCCGCAAACCATCACCGGGCAGATTAAAGCGCTGGAAGAACGTCTGCAGGGGAAGTTGTTTAAACGTAAAGGAAGAGGGCTGGAGCCCAGTGAACTCGGGGAGCTGGTTTTCCGCTATGCCGATCGCATGTTTACGCTGAGCCAGGAAATGCTGGATATCGTTAACTATCGCAAAGAGTCCAATCTGCTGTTTGATGTCGGCGTCGCGGATGCGCTGTCAAAAAGGTTGGTTAGCGGCGTCCTTGATGCTGCGGTCGTCGGCAATGAGCAGATCCATTTACGCTGTTTTGAATCGACCCACGAAATGCTGCTTGAGCAGCTAAGTCAGCATAAACTCGACATGATCATCTCCGATTGCCCTATCGACTCCACTCAGCAGGAAGGGCTGTTTTCGGTGAAAATCGGCGAATGTAGCGTTAGCTTCTGGTGTATGAATCCGCCGCCGAAAAAACCGTTCCCGGCCTGCCTGGAAGAACGTCGATTACTGGTCCCCGGACGTCGCTCGATGCTGGGGCGTAAGCTGCTCAATTGGTTTAACTCGCAGGGATTGCAGGTGGAAATTCTGGGCGAGTTTGATGATGCGGCGCTGATGAAAGCCTTCGGTGCGGCTCACAACGCCATTTTCGTTGCGCCCACACTATATGTTCATGACTTTTATAGTGATAAATCGATAGTTGAGATTGGGCGGATGGACAACGTGATGGAAGAGTATCACGCTATTTTTGCCGAACGTATGATCCAGCATCCGGCGGTGCAGCGTATTTGCAATCGTGACTATTCGGCGCTTTTCACGCCACCGCAGGCATAA
- the nhaA gene encoding Na+/H+ antiporter NhaA, which produces MKHLQRFFSSDASGGIILIFAAVLAMLLANTGLTSGFYHSFLETPVQLRVGALEINKNMLLWINDALMAVFFLLIGLEVKREMNQGALASRRQAVFPVVAALGGMVVPALVYLAFNAQDPIAREGWAIPAATDIAFALGVLALLGNRVPAALKIFLMALAIIDDLGAIIIIALFYTNDLSVLSLIVAAGAIVVLAALNLSGVRRTGIYILVGAVLWTAVLKSGVHATLAGVIVGFMIPLKEQNGKSPAKQLEHVLHPWVAFLILPLFAFANAGVSLQGVTVEGLTSLLPLGIIAGLFIGKPLGISAFCWLALKMKWASLPEGTTCKQVMAVGILCGIGFTMSIFIATLAFSSVDPGLINWAKLGILIGSILSAVTGYIILRKRVTESGYAA; this is translated from the coding sequence GTGAAACATCTGCAGCGTTTTTTTAGTAGCGATGCTTCCGGGGGCATTATCTTAATCTTCGCCGCCGTGTTGGCGATGTTATTGGCAAATACTGGCTTGACCAGTGGTTTTTATCACTCTTTTCTGGAAACGCCGGTTCAGCTGCGCGTGGGTGCGTTAGAGATCAACAAAAACATGCTGTTGTGGATTAACGACGCGCTGATGGCGGTGTTTTTCCTGCTGATTGGCCTGGAAGTTAAGCGTGAGATGAACCAGGGGGCGTTAGCCAGCCGTCGCCAGGCCGTATTCCCGGTCGTAGCGGCGTTAGGTGGCATGGTGGTTCCGGCATTGGTGTATCTGGCGTTTAATGCCCAGGATCCGATTGCCAGAGAGGGATGGGCGATTCCGGCAGCGACCGATATCGCTTTTGCGTTGGGCGTTCTGGCGCTGTTGGGCAATCGGGTTCCCGCCGCGCTGAAGATCTTCCTGATGGCGCTGGCCATCATTGATGATCTCGGGGCAATTATTATTATTGCCTTGTTCTATACGAACGACCTTTCAGTGCTGTCATTGATCGTTGCTGCGGGGGCCATCGTTGTTCTGGCGGCGTTAAATCTGAGCGGCGTGCGGCGTACCGGAATCTACATTCTGGTCGGTGCGGTGCTTTGGACTGCGGTATTAAAATCCGGCGTTCATGCGACGCTGGCGGGAGTTATTGTTGGCTTTATGATCCCGCTAAAAGAGCAGAACGGTAAATCTCCGGCGAAGCAGCTTGAGCACGTTCTGCATCCATGGGTGGCATTCTTAATCCTGCCGCTGTTCGCCTTTGCTAATGCGGGGGTCTCGCTGCAGGGCGTGACGGTTGAAGGGCTAACCTCTCTGCTGCCGCTGGGTATCATCGCTGGGCTGTTTATCGGTAAGCCGCTTGGGATCAGTGCATTTTGCTGGTTGGCGCTGAAGATGAAATGGGCTTCTCTGCCGGAGGGGACGACCTGTAAGCAAGTTATGGCAGTCGGTATTCTGTGCGGAATTGGCTTCACCATGTCGATTTTTATTGCCACACTGGCTTTCAGTAGCGTTGACCCAGGATTGATCAACTGGGCCAAGCTTGGCATCCTGATTGGATCGATATTATCGGCAGTCACGGGATACATCATACTGCGTAAGCGCGTAACGGAGTCGGGCTACGCTGCTTAA